In Amaranthus tricolor cultivar Red isolate AtriRed21 chromosome 5, ASM2621246v1, whole genome shotgun sequence, a genomic segment contains:
- the LOC130814109 gene encoding abscisic acid 8'-hydroxylase 2-like, producing MQSFIVLVIVITPYLLVSLISLLFLLILVILFQLLWNVHPKDAKLPPGSMGWPYLGETLKLYTENPNSFFANRQKRYGDIFKTYILGCPCVMISSPDAAKIVLVSKAHLFKPTYPPSKEKMIGPEALFFHQGEYHSKLKKLIQASFLPCALKGSISNIENIVLNILPTWENNTINTLHEMKKYAFDVAIISAFGDKGELEIEGIKNLYQCLEKGYNSMPLNFPGTPFHKAMKARKVLNETLTNLIAKRRKNENIDGGLLGVLLKWQDKRSSSSSDQLSDSQIADNIIGVIFAAHDTTASVLTWVLKYLHDNEELLKHVMKEQGQVRQRLIEDNRGLTWEDTKNMPLTNRVIQETLRRASILSFTFREAVHDVEFEGYLIPKGWKVLPLFRSIHHSPNFFPQPEKFDPSRFEVPPRPNTYMPFGNGVHSCPGSELAKLEMLIFLHHLTTTYRWKVVGNGDEIQYDPFPIPNRGFPIMVHPRK from the exons ATGCAATCTTTTATAgttcttgttattgttattacccCTTATTTGTTAGTCTCTCTTATCTCCTTGCTATTTCTTCTAATACTAGTCATTCTTTTCCAATTACTATGGAATGTTCATCCTAAAGATGCAAAACTTCCTCCTGGTTCCATGGGTTGGCCTTATCTTGGGGAAACTCTTAAACTCTATACTGAAAATCCCAATTCATTCTTTGCTAATAGACAAAAAAG GTATGGTGATATTTTCAAGACCTACATATTGGGATGTCCTTGTGTTATGATATCTAGTCCTGACGCAGCAAAGATTGTGCTTGTTAGTAAAGCTCATCTCTTCAAGCCAACATACCCACCTAGCAAAGAGAAGATGATTGGTCCTGAGGCTTTGTTTTTCCACCAAGGAGAATACCATTCTAAGCTTAAGAAGCTTATTCAAGCCTCTTTTCTTCCTTGTGCACTTAAGGGCTCTATATCTAATATTGAGAATATTGTCCTCAATATTCTTCCTACTTGGGAGAATAATACCATCAATACTCTACATGAAATGAAGAAG TACGCATTTGATGTCGCAATAATTTCGGCCTTTGGGGACAAAGGAGAATTGGAGATTGAAGGCATCAAGAATTTGTATCAATGCTTAGAGAAAGGCTACAATTCCATGCCATTGAATTTCCCCGGGACTCCTTTTCATAAAGCTATGAAG GCAAGGAAGGTTCTAAATGAGACATTAACAAATCTTATAgcaaagagaagaaaaaatgaGAACATAGATGGAGGATTATTAGGTGTGTTACTAAAATGGCAAGACAAAAGATCATCTAGCAGTTCTGATCAACTAAGCGATTCTCAAATTGCCGATAATATTATTGGAGTCATATTCGCTGCTCATGATACTACTGCTAGTGTTCTCACTTGGGTTCTCAAATACTTACACGATAATGAGGAACTTCTCAAACATGTCATG AAGGAACAAGGACAAGTTAGACAAAGATTGATTGAAGATAACCGTGGGCTTACGTGGGAGGACACTAAGAACATGCCTTTGACTAATCGG GTGATTCAAGAGACCTTGAGAAGAGCAAGTATACTATCATTTACATTTAGGGAAGCAGTCCATGATGTTGAGTTTGAAGGGTACTTGATTCCAAAAGGGTGGAAAGTCTTGCCCTTGTTTAGAAGTATTCACCACTCTCCTAATTTCTTCCCTCAGCCTGAAAAGTTTGACCCTTCAAGATTTGAG GTACCACCAAGACCTAACACATACATGCCATTCGGAAATGGAGTCCATTCGTGTCCAGGGAGTGAGCTAGCTAAGCTTGAAATGCTTATTTTCCTCCATCATCTCACAACCACTTATAG GTGGAAAGTTGTGGGAAATGGAGATGAAATTCAATATGATCCATTTCCTATTCCTAATCGCGGTTTTCCTATAATGGTGCACCCacgaaaataa